A stretch of DNA from Nocardioides sp. Arc9.136:
CGGGAAGCACGACGACCAGGTCGACACCGGGTCGCAGGCGCTGAACCGGCTGATGCTCGCTCCGCTGCTGTCGGACACCTTCGACGAGGGCGACCTCGACGACGAGCTGGCCGACTTCCAGATCTCGCCGTACTGAGCCGGGTTACATCCGCGGGCAAACCTTGCCCTCTGCAGCCGCAACGGCCCGATCTTGACCCGAGGGGGTGAGCGCGATGACGCTCGACATCACCGAGACCCCCACCACCCGGCCCGACGACCGCCTCGCCATCGAGCTCGCTGCCGCCCACGAGACCATCGAGGTCCTCGAGGAAGGCATGTCCGACCTCGAGCTCGCCGCCGAGGACCGCGGCTGGCGCCAGGCCGGCCTCGAGCTCGACCGCGAGTTCTCCCGCGAGGGCCTGACCTCCGTCGTCCGCAACTGCTCGGTGATGGCCATCGCGTCCCCGATGATCAAGCGCGGCCTGCAGCTCCGCCTCGGCTACGTCTGGGGCCAGGGCCTCGACGTCTCCGCCCGCGCCGGCGACGGCGCCGCCCAGGACGTCAACGCCGTCATCCAGGGGTTCTGGGACGACCCGTCGAACCAGGTCGCGCTCACCAGCCCGGAGGCGCAGGAGAACCTCGAGCGGCGCCTCGGCAAGCAGGGCAACATCGTGTTCACCCTGTTCCCCGACCCGCTCACCGGCCGGGTGCAGATCCGCGTCACCCCATTCGAGGAGATCGGCGACAAGATCGCGAACCCCGAGGACCGCGACGAGACGTGGTTCTTCTTCCGCACCTACACCGCCACCGTGGTGGAGCAGGGGTACGCCGGCACCCGGACCCGGGTCGAGACCCGCCGGGTCCTTCACCCGGCGCTCGGCTACTGGCCGCCGGTCCGGCCGCGCACCATCGACGGGCTCCCCGTGTTGTGGGACCAGCCGATGCTGCACGTGTCGGTGAACCGTCCCGAGGGCGCGAAGTGGGGCATCCCCGACGTGTACGCCGCGCTGCCGTGGGCCCGGGCGTACGAGGGGTTCCTGACCGACTGGGCGCGGCTGGTGAAGGCGCTGTCGAAGTTCGCGTGGCGGCTGACCGGCGACAAGTCGTCGCGTGCCCGGTCCGCTGCGCAGAAGCTCGCGGCCGCGATGCCTCGCCCAGTCGGCGGCGCCGATCCTGGGCAGGGACTCGTCGGGGGTGTCGCTGCTGGCGGCCCGGGCGTCTCGCTCGAGGCGATCCCGAAGTCGGGCGCCACGATCGACTCCGGCTCTGGTCGTCCGCTCGCGTCCATGGTCGCCGCGGCGCTCGGTGTCTCGGTCGTGGACCTCCTGGCCGACCCGGGCGTGACCGGGGCCCGCGCGGTCGCGGAGACGCTGGACAAGCCAGTCGTGCTGGAGATGAACGCCCGCCGGCGCCTGTGGTCCTCGGTGCTGCAGACGGTGCTCGGGTACGTCGTCGACCAGGCCGTGCGCGCGCCGCGCGGCCCGCTGCGCGGCACCGTGATCCGAGACCAGCGCACCGGCCGGGAGACCATCACGCTGACCGGCGACGTCGAGCGGACCGTGGTTGTCGACTGGCCGGACCTGAACGACCTGGACCCGGTGAAGCTGGTCGAGGCGATCGTGAACGCCGACTCCACGGGCAAGATGCCGCCGGTCGAGACCGCGCGGCTGCTGATGTCGGCGCTCGGCGTGGACGACGTCGACGAACTGCTCGACGAGATGACCGACGACGACGGCAACTGGATCGACCTCGAGGCATCTCAGGGCGACGCCGCGGTGCAGCGCGCGCGCCGCGGCGACGACCCGGCCCGCGTGGTCGACCCCGCCGACGACGGCGCAGAGAGCAACGCGCCGTGAGCGGGCGACGACCGGGCACCTGCGGCGAGCCCGGTCCGCGCGAAGCCCACTGCACTCTCGAGGTCGCCCACCAGTGGTCCTGCTACGACGCCGGCGAGGACGTCTCGTGGAATTACGGCCAGTGGTACGACTTCGACCTCGCACCCCACGCCTGCGACGGCACCGACTGTGCGGACCAGGGCTACCGAGGTCCCGCCGGGCGAGAGTCCGAGTACGACCGGGCCGACGACTGATGGCCGTCACCGCCCGCACCCTCCGCCTCCAGCGGCAGCTCAACGCCGCCGTCCGCGCCATCACCGACGCCCAGACCCGCGACCTCGTCCGCGCCTGGGTCGACGCCTGGAACGAGATCGAGCCCGACCTCACCGCCGCGCTCCTCGAGCAGCTCACCGCCGGCGACCGCGTCACCCGCGCGCAACTGCTCCGCTCCACCCGCCTCCGCAAGGCCCTCGCGCTCGTCGCCGACCAGCTCGAAGCCCTCACCGCAGCCGCCGGCGTCCGCCTCACCGGCGACCTCCGCCAGATCGTCGACACCGCCGGCGACGCGCAGGCCTCCGTCATCGACTCCCAGCTCCCGCCCGACAGCGACCTCCTCGACGGCCTCGACTCCTGGTCCCGCGTCGACGAGCGGCAGATCACCGCGATCGTCGAGCGGTCCACCCAGCAGATCACCTCGCTGCTCCAGCCCCTGCCGGCCGAGACCCTCGACGTCGTACGCCGCGAGCTGATCCGCGGCGTCGCGTCCGGTTCCAACCCCCGTGGGACCGCCGCGCGGATGGTCCGCCGCGCCGAGAAGGCGTTCAACGGCGGCCTCGGCTTGTCCCGGGCGCTGAACATCGCCCGCACCGAGACCCTCGACGCGCACCGCGCCGGCGCCCGCCTCGGCCGCATGGCCCAGGCCGACGTACTCCGCGGCTGGCAGTGGGTCTCCGCGCTCGACACCCGCACCTGCCCGTCGTGCTGGGCACAGCACGGGTCGGTGCACCCGGTCGAGGAGTTCGGGCCCGACGACCACCAGCAGGGCCGTTGCACCGCCCTGCCTCTGGTGAAGCCGTGGGCCGAGCTTGGCCTCGACGTCGAGGAGCCCCCGTCGCTGGGCCCGAACGCCAGCGACCGCTTCGAGAGCCTGTCCTCCGAGCAGCAGCTCGACGTGCTCGGGCCCAAGCGGTACGACGCCTGGGTCCGCGGGGAGTACCCGATGGACTCCTGGTCGCAGCGCCGCAGCAGCGACGGGTGGCGCGACTCCTGGGGCGTCTCGCCCGTGCCTCAGCTCAGCGGCGGCCGCGCCGCGCGCGCTGCCTGACCCGGTTCGTACCGGGGCGTCCCGCACCGTCCGCACTCGAAGCCCATGTCGAGGGCGCGGCGGTGGAGACCGATCTCGGTCAGCTCCCACACGTGCTCGACGCAGTCCGCGTCGTCGTCCGCACCCATCAACGTCCCATTCGGCGAATCACTCGAAGTACATGCTCGGTCGGACCTCGACCTCACGGTTGTAGATGATCGTCTGATCGATCGGCGTCGTGAAGATCGTCTTGGTGTCGACGACTTCCACGAATTCGTCGATTGCGTCCTGCAGTTCTTCCCAGCTGCGGTCAGTCACCCGGCGGTCGTCCTCGATTGAGAACTGGAACGTGAGGGTCACGCTCCGCGTCCCCATCGTCCGCTTTGTGCCCTTCTTCCGCTTTGCCATCGATGCGCCTCTCAGTGATTGCTGGGTCGCCGCACGCTACCCGCGACCGGGAGGTCACGCTGTGCATACGCAAATTCGCGAGAGCGTCAAGCTCGCCGAGGCCGCGACCACCTCGGACCGCAAGTCCGGTCGCATGACCATCCAGGTCATGACCCCCGGCTGGGGGTCCTCCGGCTACTACTCCGCCGAGGTCTGCGAGTCCGCCGCCGAGCTCGTCGCCGTCGGCACCCAGATGTACCTCGACCACCCCCACCAGGACGGCTCCGGCCTCGACGTCCACGGCAACCGGTCGGTCCGCGACATCGCCGCAGTCATCACCGAGGCCGGCCGCTGGGACCCCGACCAGCAGGCCGTGATCGCGGAGTGCACCGTGACCGCCCCGTACCGCGAGTTTCTCGCCGACGAGCACCTCGCCCCGCACATCGGACTGTCCATCCGCGGCTCCGCGACCGACGTCGTCGAGGGCGAGGCCGAAGGCCGCCGAGGGCAACTCATCGAGTCCGTCGCAGTCATCTCCTCGGTCGACTTCGTCTCCCGCGCCGGCCGCGGCGGGAAGGTGCTGCAGGTCCTGGAGTCCGCACCCCCGTCGGCCGTCATCGAGGCCGCCGTCCAGCGCGGCATCGCCGAGGCCACCGCCGACGAGCGCCGCGAGCAGCTCTCCGACGCCATCCGCACCCAGTACGGCAGCGAGCGCCGCTGGGCATGGGTCCGCGACTTCGACGAGACGACCGTCTGGTTCGAGGCCTCCAGCGAGGACGAGCCGTCCCGCACCTGGCAGCAGGCCTACACCGTCGCCGACGACGACCTGTCGGTCTCCCTCACGGGCGAGCGGACGCAGGTCCGCCCCGTCACCAAGTACGTCCCGGCCACCCGGCCGGACAGCACCAACCCCACCACCGAGGAGTCCGAGGAGGACACCATGGGCAACATCTCGATCGAGGAGTCGGAGCACCGACGCCTCACCGAGGCAGCCGGCCGGGTGGCGCAGCTCGAGGAGCGCGCGACCACGGCCGAGCGGGAGCGCGACGAGCTCCGCGAGGCCGCCGCCGTCCGCACCCGCACCGACCGCGCCGTCGAGATCGTCGAGGCGCGCGCGAAGGAGGCCGGCGTCTCCTTCACCCCCCGCGAGGTCAAGGGCCTGCTCGCCGACGTCACCGTCACCGAGTCCGGCGACCTCGACGAGGCCGCGTTCACCACCCTCGTCGACACCGACGCGGCCGCGAAGAAGGCCGACGCCGGCGCCGGCCAGGTCCGCGGGCACGGCGGCACCGTCGTCGTGACCGAGTCCGGCACCCCCACCGGCATCGGCTGGGGCGACATCGACAGCGTGCTCGGCATCGCCGAGCAGAAGGGCGCGTGACGCCATGAGCAAGAACCAGGTCTTCGCCGGCTCCAGCCCGGCGCTCTCCCTGCCGGTCCCGGCCGGCACCCGCTCCGGCGACCCCGTCAAGGTCGGCGGCCAGATCGGTGTCGCCGACACCGACCGCACCGAGGTCGTCAACGGCAAGCAGTACGGCGGCGTCGGTCACCCCGACGGGTACGC
This window harbors:
- a CDS encoding phage minor head protein: MAVTARTLRLQRQLNAAVRAITDAQTRDLVRAWVDAWNEIEPDLTAALLEQLTAGDRVTRAQLLRSTRLRKALALVADQLEALTAAAGVRLTGDLRQIVDTAGDAQASVIDSQLPPDSDLLDGLDSWSRVDERQITAIVERSTQQITSLLQPLPAETLDVVRRELIRGVASGSNPRGTAARMVRRAEKAFNGGLGLSRALNIARTETLDAHRAGARLGRMAQADVLRGWQWVSALDTRTCPSCWAQHGSVHPVEEFGPDDHQQGRCTALPLVKPWAELGLDVEEPPSLGPNASDRFESLSSEQQLDVLGPKRYDAWVRGEYPMDSWSQRRSSDGWRDSWGVSPVPQLSGGRAARAA